Below is a window of Ahaetulla prasina isolate Xishuangbanna chromosome 1, ASM2864084v1, whole genome shotgun sequence DNA.
tgattttaaaagcctgtgatgatcaggcaactcagctgggatcgccagaggaaaaaaagggttttaaagggttctgacgatcccagttgagccatgtgatcatcagaggttttttttttacttttttcagctgaagaaaaaatgcttttaaaagttaaaaaaaaaaaaaacctctgatgatcgtgcggctcagctggggtgggggtgggggcatggatttttgctaccagttctccaaaccacctgccgctatCACTAATCaaatccccagagtcatattctctcctgaaccctccccctactagaggtcatacaataatagtccaatgtcttctttctcctcagtcacgtgtagtttcacttccgatattctccctctgtcaatcttccgaatggaatgtggaatcagcagctgccgttacattcacgcgccaacacaattcaaacctctggttttgaaaatggcatttcctctctcccccacatacaatgtcagccgacgctgggaacagtgaaaatctccccccctcttctccataaagcatgtaagacaatcagtagagcaaacgtttaacaaggtaataaaatagtcagataatctagtaggagaaatacactaaattaaagcggaggctgacaattATACTGTATCAACACTCAGGCGATCAGCGTCTACACTAGTATAAGAATGCATCAGAGTACATCCGGAATCAGGCacttataatttattataataatttttataataaaatgatataatgatattttattattgtatcaTTTTGTATTGAATTTCCTCAAGTATAAAACCACTGCAACATCCTAGCATTCAGAGAGTACTTCCTAATGGATTATCCCCAATGCCATCTCCtcctgttgttttgttttgttttcaaaaatgtAAGATAAAACACAAAGTAACAGGACAATGGGAGAGTAACACATGCAGTACCTAATAATTCAATATAACATTTTATTAGTAAGTGTGGTTGCATACTAAAAGCTTCGTTTAGACCAACTCAAGAATTTATGGGTCAATTAATTCAGCAATCTGCTGGAAAGGTACTGTGATTTAAAATACATGGAAGTAACTAATCTGTCATGGTTAATTgttataaaatatatagaaactatAACTCAGCTGAAATATTTCATTGCTTGTTTATTTGCATTATTCAATTTGATTGCCAAATATTCCACGCTGGCATGGAATTTAAAAACCTTGCAAAAACACATTTAATCCAGGAATATCTTTCTGGATCTGATTCTACATTAATCATGTCTCACCTTTCTCACAGTActtcagcattttttttccttgtttatttggaCAACTATTAACACAATAGTGATCCCAAATTGTCATTTGAAAGAACAAATAATTCCTTTCATTAGCAGTCTtattcagaattatttttttatggtCCATTGctgtggtagtcaatctggtccctaccgcccactagtgggcattccagctttcatggtgggcagtagaggttttgtccaatactgaagcactttccttttttttaatttaattgactttttaaaaaattttcatagcattatttaaaaacattttcattaggttttcataaaattccccatgacaatttaaattcctgaaaatatactatttgtattgcctgtgcataagtttagttcacgttatgtaagtgaaactaaatggcgctatagtgcgactgcaaacaaaagagccttgtcccagaatagctcacacatctccccccataccgcccagctgtaacagacaagcagagctggtagccacccCACCctcaaaacccaatccacgatgtgcaagaggcatgcgcagatgacgatacacagcgcattactgtggaaccagtgggcagttagaaaattttactactaacagagatacaaaagtgggcggtaggtataaaaaggttgactacccctggtccaTTGACTACAACAAGGACTGTCTCCTTGGGATGGTCAACGACCTCTTCCATGGTGGCAgtcataacaatagcaatagcacttatataccacttccatGTCTGACAAAATGATTGTTGAAATGaacattttctttaattttatcatACTATAGGTAACTGTGCCATTCAAATCTTAATTCATGACCTGTTTCAAAGGGAACTGTGAAGATATGGTTCTAGAGAATACCAGGTCACATTGCCTAAATGTAACTCCTTTCAGAAATCCCCAGATACAGAAGATTCCACAATCCACAGCCATTTGGTCTTATGATGGAGTAGTTTAGACTGAACATCATTTCTTTCACCCACAGCCTCTAGACATCAAGACAAAGCTTTGATAATATCACTTGGTGGGCCTGGGTTGAGATGTAGGATTGAGTGtcagcatttcagaaaaaaaccctattccaagtaaaactctgaagcacacatctttcaaagttcttttactaggctaggtaaactggcacatctgggaaaatccaaatctgagagatctgagttttccttcagtaaatcaaaacccccaaaactatcCCCTGACTCCTCTGTCGATCACATTCTCCAATtgtcaaccgtcccatctcgagacagcacttcaaccactccttctccagatgcaggatcagcctgaccttgatcaACAGGAAGAATTTATTATGTCTAATGTCTAATGACAACCCCTcctctaaatcccccctcctactttcccacacatgagaaagtggcagcatggaagcttccggactagtatggcttccaaagctgacatcgtaatgtatttgaattttaggagggaaatttgggcgggaaaatgcacgttgctgattggctgatgcctcagccaaaatactatttaaagaggggtttttgcctgttggcttttgctgggatcacaataaaccaaagagctgttgtcacttgtatcgtctcctgcctcttcattgcctgaacttaacattggcgacgaaggtttgattttgaaggcagtgagactaggaaaagagctgaaggaacaacgtaatttcaaacccagccagtatcaagggcggatacatagcgatgtctagctatacgccaccagtgccattcgacccagccaaggagaaatgggggtcgtacatggctcgttttgagtgttttCTCAAAGCTAACGAACTACAAGGAATATCGGATAATCaaaagcgcgcttacttcctgagccactgtgggccagaagtcttcgataccgccgaatcgctgtcggaaccaacagtcggtgccatggcaaacgctacagacgacactacgagcacactacgcgccggtgccatcgaagtttgtacaacggttcgagttgaggaaaagagttcagcgagagagtgaatcgataagcatgtacatggccacattaaggaaagctgcaaaccattgtgagtatagagacttggaggactctttattagaacaacttatttgtggggtcagggacatccgactacagaggcggctgctgtcaaaaagcaacctaaccctggcgatagccctggatgaggccagggcacacgagatgtccaccaaagtggcggaaaccttacaaaagccgaacacgccaaatgccgcggcgaaagcaacgccagtccgcAGCGAAGAAAtgcaggccgaatcggacggtgaagaagaggaagaggtttttcacaccgggaggccggagagaggcgaccgggacgagtgcgtgagttgtggaggccaacaccaacgacagaattgcaggttcaaagacacaatttgtcggcggtgtgaaaagaaaggacacatagctcaggcctgccgagcctctcaaccttcccgcccaaaattcaaaccggccaatcaacagggcgctggatctgcgaagcggccagggattggtcagttcaaaaaaggcgcgaagttgaatcagaccactgtgagagtgggccacgcatcgacacggctagaaaagaaaatattcaccaagacatacatcgaaggagtgcagtgtaaaatggaggtggataccggctcatcaatcacgattatgtcttgggacacaatcgcaagagacctgccagacgtcgcaaaatgccagctgcaaccccaaaagctgagagtgcaagactaccaggggaaccgaatccctgttcgaggagtcatgcccgtcagagtgaaatatggacaattcaagaaaaccctgccgatcaccatcgtagatggaaacctgcccagtttgctaggtctggactggttcagagccttgggcatggaagtaaccagggttcacagaagcggagtcaacctgaaggatgaattgttgagagaattcgaggacgttttccaagactgcctgggcaagtacgtggggacccccatttcattcaatttggacccccaggtggctcccattagattaaaagctaggagggtcccgttcgccctcaaacccaagattgacagggaactagacaaattagtaagccagggaatactagtccccgtcgaccatgcaaaatgggacacaccaatagtgaccccagtcaaaccggacggatcagtccggatttgcactgactataaggcaacacttaagcattgcaaaagagtgcttaccctgttcccgtagtgcaacatttgttgcactcgttaggatagggacaggtttttgccaaactcgatctggctcaagcctaccaacaattaccagttgacgacAAAACgaccgaagcgcagacgattgtcacacatcggagcgcttttaaatgcactcgacttcagttcggagttagtgtagcccccgggttattccaaaacctaatggaacgactcctacaaggtctaccaggagtagttccatatttcgatgatgtactggtatcagcagaaaacttggaagaattaggggtcaaattgcagaaggttttgggcattttcaggtctgcggggcttaaggttaaactcaacaaatgccagataggagttgaatctgtagaattcttgggttaccggatagataaggaaggcatccacccaactgagagcaaagtgcgagccattagaaaggctccaaccccaaaaaacaaaacagaattacaagcattttgggggcttgtaaacttctatgcggtatttttaaaaaataaggcaacggtagccgaaccgctacataaactgctagcgaaaaaagctgtttggacttggggcagggttgaggctaaggcatttgaaggcgttaagaatctcttgtccagcgatagccttctaattcagtacaatgggacgttgccactagtactagtttgtgatgcatcaccctacggggtaggggctgtcctcagccacaggttaccgaatggttcagaagcccctatcgcatattttccccgcacgatgtccgcagcggaaaggaactatagccaactagaccgggaagccctggctagaaatagaatagaaatagaaatagaatttttattggccaagtgtgattggacacacaaggaatttgtcttggtgcatatgctctcagtgtacattaaagaaaagatacgttcatcaaggtacaacatttacaacacaattgatgatcaatatatcaatataaatcataaggattgccagcaacaagttatagtcatacagtcataagtggaaagagattggcgatgggaactatgaaatgattaatagtagtgcagattcagtaaatagtctgacagtgttgagggaattatttgtttagcagagtgatggccttcggggaaaaactgttcttgtgtctagttgttctggtgtgcagtgctctatagcgtcgttttgagggtaggagttgaaacagtttatgtccaggatgcgagggatctgcaaatattttcacagccctcttcttgattcgtgcagtatacaggtcctcaatggctggctatagtttctggggttaaaaaattccacgagtacctgtttgggcggcaatttgaaatagtcacagaccacagacctttattgggactcttggcggaggaccgtccaacaccggttgcattatcacccaggctgacccgttggactattttcctggcagcatatttgtacaaactgtctcatcaaccgggcaaggatttgggacatgcggacgctttaagtagatgcccgttgccagagactattgaagacccgactcccgggacgcccgtcttgttaattgactctttggactctggcccagtcacatctacggaagtgactagggcatcttacaaagacattgttgtaagaactgtgatcggttgggtgcagaggggatggcccactgcaccgggggatcgtttcaaagaatttacaaaaaagcgttcggaactgtcggtacaaggggggatagagtggttattccggagaaattacgagggcatgtgttggaactattgcatgtgggccacccggggattgtaaagatgaaaagcctagcgagaagttacgtgtggtagccacaaatggataaagacattagcgaccgggtagggaaatgccaagcatgtcaagaatcaaggccactacccccaacaccccccataagggattgggagaaaccccagggtccttggtccaggatccatatagattttgccgggccgttccatgggcagaccttcttaattgtggtagatgcctactcgaagtggttagaaattttactcatgaaaaccacaacagcggaagctgtaatcacagtattgaaacatctatttgtgacacatgggttgcccaacactctagtgtccgataatagcccacaattcacggccacccagtttgaggggtatttggcagaagagggcatccgacatgtcctctcggcgcctttccacccagcgacgaacggacttgcagaacattttgtacgcagtgccaaggaagcgctatctagaattagcccaggagattggcaatccaaaattgataccttccttgcagtccaacatagaactccctgtgtgaccaccggccgcagcccatcggagttattaatgggtagaagactccggtgccccctagatcggttaaacccaacatactcccctgaggggtaccaaagcacaaagggaagaaccagaacaatgacaacagctgacccggtatgggcacataactatagtgagggcccagcgtggctaaagggaacaattgtaggagagacgggcccaaagtcatacatagtggacatgggggatggccgagtgtggagacgccacatagatcaattacgaaaaagaatacaaaacaatccagaaaccaaacagccagaccctgactacccaatatttgaacaacagctaactcaaccccgaggcgatcggaggacttagctgagtctgaagaagtccagcgacgccaaccggctctcccagaggacagcagggacgactctgccaataatccagggccggatggcccagaggaggagctgggaggaacaaacagtccctccgaccagctcgactcactcccagggaatgaattgcgcaagtcagaaagagttagaagacgccctgtctacctgcgtgactccgtggaaaaataacatgcaaatgttatgcaaaaaactatgtaaatatggtacaatgtgttctgggaggggaggagtgtaatgtatttgaattttaggagggaaatttgggcgggaaaatgcacgttgctgattggctgatgcctcagccaaaatactatttaaagagggggttttgcctgttggtttttgctgggatcacaataaaccaaagagctgttgtcacttgtatcgtctccttcatcttcattgcccgaacttaacagacatTGAGTATGATCTTGATGATACCTTACTCCTTGCCAATGCTTGATTTCACCCAGTGTTTTCATGTAGAGAACATGTCAATCAGGAGTGGGAAAGAACTGAACTCTGAATCACATCACAATGTGAtggcctctctctttctctcactccccATCCACAAGCATGACTGAAGTGGCATGGGGGAAGGAGACATACCACTGCATCACTCCATATCCAATACTGACATTCCTGAGTTGTCACGAGTTACCATGGTTGACAGTACTGAAAGAGTTGACAAGAGATCAAAGAGGATGCACCTTCTCCTTCATGGTCCCACCACTAATTATCAACAAGCATGACTGTTTCTATATTGTGCCCTGGTGTGAAATTTAATTGAAAGGGATCCTCATAGTCTGCTTCATCCAGGGAACTTTGGAGTTGCTAGAAATTATCCAGCATAGTTAAGTCCAATGATGCCTTCCTGAAGAGGGTAAAGACCACTGTCTCCCTAAGTGTAGATTTACCCAGACTCTCTGCCGAAGAAGAATTCACCACTGCTTGGACTCAGACAGATACCACCTCCTGGGAGGCCTTCACCAACTAGAGGGGCAAGGGTCTAAAAACAtaaatgaacacacacacaacttCAAGGATCTCACCCACTTTCTCAGGGTAGAATATCACACCAACAAGATCATACCATCATTTAATAGTCTTTAAAATCACTGCTTCACAACATTGTATAGGTTTTAATATTTTCTCTGAATGATTCCATTACTATTTTGAACATAGTTTTGTTAATCTTTTttctatttaaataataaaacccatatttTTGAAAGACACTCTTTGTCTACATGAGGAACATCATTGTGTGGAAAAAAAGTATCATAAAATACTATTAGCAAGTGGACAGAAGTGATCTCTATTTAATGTTACATTTTCCACCggtaaatatttcaaataattgcAATTCGGTTTACTGAATTTTCACTGTATAATTAAGATGGAGCAGTTTGAAGCACTTCAGGGAAACATTCCCAAACCATTGTTTTTTCTCAGTAGAATTCTTTTCTGCATAATTCCAAAGAGAATTTGTGTAAATATTATTGTCTGCAGTACTGTATAAAGCTGTTGAGTTGCTGAAGATTGAAGGAAAATATCTTAATTTCCTGACAGGAGCAAAAGGATGTTAGTACAAGTTTCAAAAACCTGCAACCAGAAGCTTGAAGAAGatagatattttaaaatgtgaaagatGCAGTTGAGCTGGAAAAAAACAAGTGAGTTTGATAATAAAAAGGCAACTATATAACTATTGCATTTTATTGCTTATGAGAGTTTGCTTTAGAGTTTATGGGATGATAAGTTATTATTACTTCAAAGAGCATTGACTGGATAATACAAGAATAGCAAAATCAATCTTGCATGGTAAGCGTAAAATCTGATTCCccagtgtaaaaaaaaataacctcccTTAATATATCAAGAAATTTAAAAGTTCAGTGAGGAATAAATCTATTCATTTCGCATAAAAGATAAGGTATTTTGAGCGGGAACAAAACAAATATTACGTTTATAAAGCTGTAAACATTTTGTTGTAAAATGTAAGATTTTAGTAATGGGTAGTACAAAAAAGCAAGTAAGATTAACAATCAAAACATAGCTGGCACTAACATTACAAAATCAAGATTAAAGAGAGAACTATATTTACTAACAAGaaattcttcaaaaatattcatAGAAATTATTCTTAGAACTATTTGATAGAATGAACAACTGTTTTACAGAATGAAAAACAACTTTTCTATAGAGTTGATTATATTAAAGGCCATCATGAAAGACATACTAGAATACGGTTGACAGTGATGAATCATCTATGAGAAGAGAGTCAGGGTAGCTTTTACCATTCATAATTCCTTTAATCAACTCAAGAATGAGAAGCCCTTGTAGCCCAAAAATCAGCTTCCACAAGTCAAGGCACATGTAGATCCAGCAGTGAACCAATGGACCAATTGACAACAGCTTCTCAAATAGCCTGTGAAAGGAAATGTAAATGCAAGTCATATTTGCTCAGATATTTGTCTGAGGTCTCAAAGATTTCAGTAGCATTCTCATGGTTGTTAATGGTCTTTAATAGTCCTGCGGAGAAATTTATTCATGGGCTGGAACTGTTTTAGTCACATATAGTAGAATATGCCTAATGCATTCTAATTACCCTTGCTATTTCATTGCATAGCACCTAATACTTATCAAACCCAATAAAAAATAACTCCTATTACCATGACTCAATTTTCAGATATCTATGCAGACTCAGTATCACTTCCTCTAAACTGAATATTTTATTACCGTACTTGACCTCTTTATCAAAAGTCTTCcaacttctgtttctttttctaggAAGTTAAAAATCGATTCCATTCTCATTACATTACtacattaaaaatatttgaaaaacaaacaaaaattaactGAAATATTGTTCAACACTGTTATTATGATTACATGGGAAATAACACACCGGTGACAGAATTCATACTCACTGGATTAACAGAGGATTCACAGTTCCAGCTCATCCTCTTTGGGATATTTTCTGCTGTTTATGCCATCACCCTGGTGGGAAACCTAAGCATGATTATGTTAATCAGGATCAGTCCTTCTCTCCACACACCAATGTACCTTTTTCTTACCAGCTTATCTTTTTTGGATATTTGTTATTCATCTTGTGTTACCCCAAAGTTTCTATCCAaccttttaaaagagaaaaagataatTTCGTATGGGGGGTGTTTAACTCAGCTTTACTTTTATAGTCTTTTGGCCACCACAGAGTGCTACCTCCTAGCTGTGATGGCCTATGATCGCTACGTGGCAATCTGCAATCCTCTACTCTACTTCATCACAATGTCCCAAAGGAAGTGTGTTCAGCTGATAGCAGTTGCCTACATTGCTGGAATAATTAATGCTTCCATTCACACAATGGCTGCATCTAGACTGTCCTTCTGTGGCCCAAACCTCATTAAGAGTTTTTATTGTGAGGGTCCTCCTCTTTTTGCTCTGTCCTGCTCAGATATCAGTCTTAATTATCTGTTGGTTTTTGTATTTGTTGGTTTCAATTTATTAACAACAAGCTTGACTGTACTCACTTCCTATACTTATATCCTGGTCACCATTTTAAAGCTCCATTCTGCTGCAAGCCGTAGGAAAGCCTTCTCCACATGTACATCTCACCTCATGGTCATCACCATTTTCTATGGATGTCTTAGCTTTATGTATACGCGGCCAAGCTCTAGGCAGAATTATCACCTGGACCAAGTGGCCTCTGTGTTCTATGTAGTGGTGACCCCCATGCTCAACCCATTAATCTACAGCATGAGGAACCAGGAGGTAAGAGGTGCCTTCAGAAGTATCCCAGGAAGACAATTTCATCTTCAACAGATATGATATTTTTAAGAACCATTGCTCAGGTTTagagaagaaaatgtttttgtttttgttttatcattGTGTGTCATTAAATATTAAACCACTATGGTGTACAGTTTTCTTAGGCCTCTGGTAATAACTATATATCTACTTTTgagttcaaaaaataaaattttatctctaaaaaagatactttttaaaatctttttttaatagcTATCATCCCCAAATGATTGCTGTCGATTAAAAGGGAATGGCAAGCTCTGCTTTTTATCTGTTTGCAGAACAgataggagggaggaaaaagaacagaaagaataaGTTCTTCAGAGTTAGAATAAAACAAGCTATGgagtttttttggtggggggattAATCCAGGCTGATCTTTTTGGAGTATAATTACAAGAACAATGAAACATTTACATTTTAATGTCCTCATATTAGAACCATAAAAGACTGTTTAACCAATAAAGAGCTATCAAGAATAAGAGCAAAGCATTTTTACCGATTTACATGTCCATGTAATACATCCTCAGTGTAAGTTCAACAATGTacgttttttaaaatttccactgGGTCCAATAAACCCAAGAACACTTTGTTGCTCATGTTTTATGTTTGTGAATACTATCTTTAATAAATgcatttaatgttttttaaaagttgagACCAATGATTTTATAATATAGGAAAATGCAGTTCTCTGCTCcaaattttttttgttattttttttttccattatggATAAAATTGAGTTGTTCAGTCTCTAAAAAACCATTATCCGGGCATGCAAATATGTAAAAGTTTCTAAGGCAGTTAATATATTTTATCCAAAGAACAGTATGGTAACAAATGCTAATATTTGATGATAGCCTCAGTATAGTTGGAAGAATGACCAGGTTTTGCTAAGGTATTTACGATTGAGAATGGAATGGATTGCAATTTGATGTGATGAAGATTGGGTATGCTGGCAGAAGAAAGTGTGATCATATGAAGGATGGCTTAGAATCCCCATACCCTCCAATAGATTTGCCAATACTGCTTTTTAATTGCCATTGCTAGGGATAAGTCAGTTAGCTGGATGTGTCTGTAgtcaataattaatataattctaGAAGAGTCCCTGTCACAACAATATCCTTCTTGTAACTatggttgttgttgctgttagttgcgaagttgtgtccgacccattgcatccccatggacaacgttcctccaggccttcctgtcctctaccatcctctggagtccatttaagctcatgcctactgcttcagtatatatcatatatatgtaggtctttggttattcggattttttcccagaagcacaaagctgaagcctgaagatgacgaatgagacttcgtcaaaacgtcgccaagacacttccaattttacacgggagaaaacccgaataaccaaagacctacatacaatcacccgcgaaaacctcaaaaaatatatatataaatatttatatatatatatatatatatatatatatatatatatatatatatatatatatatatatatatatatatatatatatatatctctaaatatatacaaaatggcacagcataaattgaataaaattttattattttattatttattattttaatttctataccgcttttctcccaaaagactcagggcagtttacagccagataaaacaacagatacaaaaattaaaaacaaatttaaaagactaattcaaatttggctaagaactgtaaaaatccaataaaaaccccattaaaaactattaggccagtcctgtgcgATGGAACAAAAATTTTGTGTCACTCTGAGAAAAAATTCACATATTATAAGATGTTGGTAGGAACAGATGCAGCCGAGTATTTCtatatatttatgcattttaTATTTAAGCACACAGTTTTAAGTTTCCAAGgttcattaataaaaaaaaagaatcagatgcAGAAGATTTTTCATAACTAAAACTTGTGAACAGTATTGCTGTTTCATGTTGTGTTATACTCTATCAATTAAAAATCAGAATTTACAATATTGTAAGAATGCATCAGATTTACTGGGAGTTGGGAACATATAagttattatatttaataatatataatgtTCTCCCCAGATGCGAGTTCAGAGGAGGAGGGTGAGTTACAGTCTGCAGAACGAAGTGTGGAACCAAGTATTGGTCAGGCTCAGGGCTTAGAGAATGGTAGTCTGATGGAGCAGCCTCAGCAGGGTTGATCAGATGACAGACAGGCTGAGACTGAGGGAGGCAAGCAAATTGGCCAGGAGGCTCCGGGCGAGGATGGGAGCAACTGCTGCCTGTTAACAATGAGGAGGATGTGGAGTCCACACCTCCTCCTGATCCATGGACATGTAGAGCAGAGGCACAACATTGGTCAGCTCATGAAGAGGCAACCTTGCCTTTCATGAAGGGCTGCACCAGCATTGCCTACTTAACCCCACCCTGAGGACTTGAGTGTTGCTGGAGCGATGTGCCCAGTTCTGTGCCTTGTGTGCTTGTTCTGTGTATCCTGGCCTGTTTGACTCCTGGATTTTCTGTGCATCCATTGGACTCTTACTGTACTGAACTTAGAAT
It encodes the following:
- the LOC131184148 gene encoding olfactory receptor 1052-like; the encoded protein is MGNNTPVTEFILTGLTEDSQFQLILFGIFSAVYAITLVGNLSMIMLIRISPSLHTPMYLFLTSLSFLDICYSSCVTPKFLSNLLKEKKIISYGGCLTQLYFYSLLATTECYLLAVMAYDRYVAICNPLLYFITMSQRKCVQLIAVAYIAGIINASIHTMAASRLSFCGPNLIKSFYCEGPPLFALSCSDISLNYLLVFVFVGFNLLTTSLTVLTSYTYILVTILKLHSAASRRKAFSTCTSHLMVITIFYGCLSFMYTRPSSRQNYHLDQVASVFYVVVTPMLNPLIYSMRNQEVRGAFRRLHQHCLLNPTLRT